Proteins encoded in a region of the Paenibacillus pedocola genome:
- a CDS encoding DEAD/DEAH box helicase produces the protein MKTFAEFGLEPKVLQAITELGFEEATPIQEQAIPIALTGADMIGQAQTGTGKTAAFGIPLISKIAREDEKILALIMTPTRELAIQVAEEIGKLTRFKGLRSLAIYGGQDIGRQIRGLKKKPQIIIGTPGRLLDHINRKTIRLDDVQTIVLDEADEMLDMGFMEDIQSILKLVPEERQTMLFSATMPPNIQRLAQQFLKNPQHVSVIPKQISAPLIDQAYIEVPERQKFEALSRLIDMESPDLAIVFGRTKRRVDELAEGLQKRGYSADGLHGDLSQNQRDAVMRKFRDGSIDVLVATDVAARGLDVSGVTHVINFDLPQDPESYVHRIGRTGRAGKEGTAWSFVTPREMDHLHLIERVTRHRITRKPLPTMAEAIEGKQRITAERLLAMVEDGELNEYKGIAIQLLEQYDSVQLLSAAMKLLTGDTKDAQVELTPEDPIRAKRRGGKNDIRSGRKPSGGYGGNRTGSGTGSSGGYRGNRDGGSSYGGGYKGNRDSSTGGSTRGGYSSGYGGNSSTGGYKGNRDGSADRKPQARPSSTSTRPAKREDYDI, from the coding sequence TTGAAAACATTCGCAGAATTCGGCTTGGAGCCAAAAGTGCTACAAGCAATCACAGAGCTAGGATTTGAGGAAGCAACACCGATTCAGGAGCAGGCGATTCCAATCGCACTGACAGGAGCAGACATGATCGGTCAGGCCCAGACGGGTACTGGTAAAACAGCTGCTTTCGGTATTCCTCTTATTTCCAAAATCGCCCGTGAAGATGAAAAGATCCTGGCGCTTATTATGACGCCAACCCGTGAGCTGGCCATTCAGGTTGCAGAAGAAATCGGCAAACTGACCCGCTTCAAAGGACTTCGTTCGCTGGCAATTTACGGCGGACAGGATATCGGCCGTCAAATCCGCGGACTGAAGAAAAAACCGCAAATTATTATTGGTACTCCTGGCCGTTTGCTTGACCACATCAACCGCAAGACCATCCGTCTCGATGATGTTCAGACCATCGTGCTGGATGAAGCTGATGAAATGCTGGATATGGGCTTTATGGAAGATATCCAATCCATCCTCAAGCTTGTTCCGGAAGAACGTCAAACCATGCTGTTCTCAGCTACAATGCCTCCTAACATTCAACGCCTTGCCCAGCAGTTCCTGAAGAACCCGCAGCATGTTTCCGTAATTCCTAAGCAGATCAGTGCACCGCTGATCGATCAGGCTTACATTGAAGTGCCTGAGCGCCAGAAGTTTGAAGCACTAAGCCGTCTGATTGATATGGAATCCCCTGATCTGGCTATCGTCTTCGGCCGCACCAAGCGCCGGGTTGACGAACTTGCTGAAGGTTTGCAGAAACGCGGTTACTCTGCTGACGGATTGCATGGTGACTTGTCCCAGAACCAGCGTGATGCGGTAATGCGCAAGTTCCGCGATGGCAGCATCGACGTTCTGGTTGCGACTGACGTAGCAGCACGTGGACTCGACGTATCCGGCGTAACGCATGTTATCAACTTTGACCTTCCGCAGGATCCGGAAAGCTATGTACACCGTATCGGCCGTACCGGCCGCGCGGGTAAAGAAGGTACAGCCTGGTCCTTCGTGACACCTCGCGAAATGGATCACCTGCATCTGATTGAGCGTGTTACACGCCACCGGATCACCCGTAAACCACTGCCTACTATGGCTGAAGCTATTGAAGGTAAGCAACGCATTACGGCAGAACGCCTGCTGGCAATGGTTGAAGATGGAGAACTGAACGAATACAAGGGTATTGCAATTCAGCTCTTGGAACAATATGATTCTGTGCAGCTGCTCTCCGCAGCCATGAAGCTCCTTACCGGCGATACCAAGGATGCACAGGTTGAATTGACACCGGAAGATCCGATCCGTGCTAAACGCCGCGGCGGCAAGAATGATATCCGCAGCGGACGCAAGCCTAGCGGCGGCTATGGCGGTAACCGTACCGGCTCCGGAACCGGCAGCAGCGGCGGCTACCGCGGCAACCGTGACGGCGGCAGCAGTTATGGCGGCGGCTATAAAGGTAACCGTGACAGCAGCACCGGCGGAAGCACCCGCGGTGGTTACAGCAGCGGCTACGGCGGCAATAGCAGCACTGGCGGCTACAAAGGCAACCGTGATGGCAGCGCAGACCGCAAGCCGCAGGCACGTCCAAGCAGCACAAGCACACGTCCAGCTAAACGCGAAGATTACGATATCTAA
- a CDS encoding putative glycoside hydrolase yields MNITWALLMMALGSVGVQHNGHDTDVAAALQSAVNPPITAEHTGSPTQNATGGTSSPAPSPSTTPGAADSAILTDPQPEAPKVKGIYVTAYSAGGSRMEQLLALLDKTELNSMVIDIKDDAGYITYKTDNAELQQMGKPQNFIGDINKLMTRLNKHEVYPIARIVVFKDSVLAKKNPELSFVNTDGSVWKNKGGDSFVNPYNEAVWKYNVDIAKEAVKLGFKEIQFDYVRFPEGFEKRADTLKYTKSNRPRVEIIADFVKYAKAELAPLGVRVSVDIFGYAASVPAAEGIGQDFVKISKNVDVISPMVYPSHYSTGWFDVKDPDKDPYATIKGSMVDTHKKLDPLGSYKPVIRPWIQDFTASWLGSGHYVKYGKQQVEDQIRALKDENVDEYLLWNANNRYTSGVDYEQ; encoded by the coding sequence ATGAATATCACCTGGGCATTACTCATGATGGCTCTGGGGAGTGTCGGTGTCCAGCATAACGGGCACGACACCGATGTGGCAGCCGCCCTGCAGTCCGCTGTCAATCCACCCATCACCGCAGAGCACACCGGATCACCTACACAGAACGCCACAGGCGGCACTTCATCACCCGCTCCTTCTCCAAGCACTACGCCCGGAGCTGCGGACAGCGCAATTCTGACGGACCCTCAGCCGGAGGCTCCAAAAGTTAAAGGAATCTATGTAACAGCTTACAGTGCCGGCGGCTCACGGATGGAACAGCTGCTAGCCCTGCTTGACAAGACTGAGCTGAATTCCATGGTCATCGATATCAAGGACGATGCCGGATATATCACATATAAAACGGATAACGCGGAGCTTCAGCAAATGGGCAAACCCCAGAACTTCATCGGCGACATCAACAAGCTTATGACACGCTTAAATAAACATGAAGTTTATCCGATCGCGCGGATCGTTGTGTTCAAAGATTCGGTGCTGGCTAAGAAAAACCCGGAATTATCCTTTGTAAATACTGACGGCAGTGTCTGGAAGAACAAAGGCGGAGACAGTTTCGTGAATCCTTATAATGAAGCGGTATGGAAATACAATGTGGACATCGCTAAGGAAGCGGTCAAACTCGGCTTCAAAGAAATTCAGTTTGACTATGTACGCTTCCCTGAGGGCTTCGAAAAACGAGCGGATACTCTGAAATACACGAAGAGTAATAGACCTCGTGTCGAGATTATTGCTGATTTCGTCAAATATGCCAAAGCTGAGCTTGCTCCGCTTGGGGTCAGAGTATCCGTTGATATTTTTGGCTATGCGGCTTCTGTACCCGCTGCGGAAGGAATCGGCCAGGATTTCGTGAAGATCTCCAAGAATGTGGATGTAATCAGCCCGATGGTGTATCCAAGCCACTATTCCACTGGCTGGTTTGATGTAAAAGATCCGGATAAAGACCCGTATGCTACGATCAAGGGCTCCATGGTGGATACACATAAGAAGCTCGACCCGCTGGGCAGCTACAAACCGGTTATCCGGCCCTGGATTCAGGATTTTACCGCCAGCTGGCTGGGAAGCGGTCATTATGTGAAATACGGCAAACAACAGGTTGAAGACCAGATTCGTGCCCTAAAGGATGAGAATGTGGATGAATACCTGCTCTGGAATGCAAACAACCGTTATACCTCAGGTGTAGATTACGAACAATAA
- a CDS encoding YjcZ family sporulation protein, with amino-acid sequence MSSPVGYGLWTSTGTILVLFILLVIITRTFVV; translated from the coding sequence ATGTCTTCACCTGTCGGCTACGGCCTCTGGACTTCTACTGGCACCATTCTCGTATTGTTCATTCTGCTCGTAATCATCACCCGTACTTTTGTGGTCTAA
- a CDS encoding MATE family efflux transporter: MKQTHSLKQKAGQFLHILFPILITQIALSAITFFDTNMSGKFGTNDLAGVAIGTSLWIPIQTGLSGILMGITPIVSHLLGSKKNKDVAYQVTQGMWLSLFISVLVLAIGSLILSPVLNFMNLEPQVRDIAFRFLCAISFGIIPLFGYTVLRSCIDALGQTRISMLITLIALPVNVGLNYLLIFGNFGFPRLGGVGAGVASAITYWVIFGIALTFIYRFEPFKSLQLFRKFYSVSLSSFKELLKIGVPIGFSIFFETAVFSAVTLLMSRFDTVTIAAHQAAINFASTLYMIPLSICMSLTILVGFESGSGRLKDARQYSIMGIGSAAALSLLTALVLLFAGNSVAGLYSDEPEVITLIQHFLIYAIFFQISDAIATPTQGVLRGYKDVNPAFIICFAAYWVIGLPTGYLLATYTDMGAYGYWVGLITGLAIGAILLLSRLVKVQRSFTVQSVDTISG; the protein is encoded by the coding sequence ATGAAACAAACGCATTCGCTCAAACAAAAGGCTGGACAGTTTCTTCATATCCTTTTTCCGATTCTAATCACACAAATTGCTTTATCCGCCATTACTTTCTTTGACACCAACATGTCCGGTAAATTCGGTACCAATGATCTGGCCGGTGTTGCGATCGGTACCAGCCTGTGGATTCCGATTCAAACCGGTCTTAGCGGTATTCTGATGGGTATTACCCCCATCGTCTCCCATCTGCTCGGCAGCAAAAAAAATAAAGATGTGGCCTACCAGGTTACCCAGGGCATGTGGCTTTCCCTATTCATTTCTGTTCTCGTGCTGGCCATTGGCAGCCTGATTCTGTCTCCGGTGCTGAATTTCATGAATTTAGAGCCGCAGGTACGTGACATTGCTTTCCGGTTCCTTTGTGCGATTTCGTTCGGTATAATTCCGCTATTCGGCTATACGGTGCTGCGCAGCTGTATCGATGCCCTGGGCCAGACCCGCATCTCGATGCTGATTACCTTAATCGCCCTTCCGGTCAATGTCGGTCTGAACTATTTACTGATTTTCGGGAATTTCGGCTTTCCCCGGCTCGGCGGTGTAGGCGCAGGGGTCGCCTCTGCGATTACCTACTGGGTGATTTTTGGAATTGCCCTGACCTTCATTTACCGGTTTGAACCGTTCAAGAGCCTGCAGCTGTTCCGCAAGTTCTACTCCGTATCGTTATCCAGCTTTAAAGAGCTGCTTAAGATTGGCGTACCTATCGGTTTTTCCATCTTTTTTGAGACAGCTGTATTCTCGGCGGTGACGCTGCTGATGAGCCGCTTCGATACGGTGACGATCGCAGCCCATCAGGCGGCAATCAACTTTGCGTCCACGCTGTACATGATTCCGCTGAGTATTTGCATGAGTCTAACGATTCTCGTCGGCTTTGAGAGCGGATCAGGCAGATTGAAGGATGCCCGCCAGTACAGCATCATGGGTATCGGCTCTGCGGCGGCACTTTCGCTTTTGACAGCTCTGGTCCTGCTGTTCGCCGGCAATTCTGTTGCGGGATTGTACTCGGACGAACCTGAGGTGATTACACTCATTCAGCATTTCCTGATCTATGCAATCTTTTTCCAAATCTCCGATGCGATTGCAACACCTACCCAAGGGGTGCTCAGAGGGTATAAGGATGTCAATCCGGCGTTTATCATCTGCTTCGCGGCATACTGGGTTATTGGACTCCCTACCGGCTATCTGCTGGCTACCTATACGGATATGGGTGCTTACGGTTACTGGGTCGGACTGATTACCGGCCTGGCCATCGGAGCGATCCTGCTTCTCTCACGGCTGGTTAAGGTTCAGCGGAGCTTTACTGTTCAGTCCGTTGATACAATATCCGGATAA
- the tpx gene encoding thiol peroxidase, whose product MTQERTGVATFKGNPITLVGPKLQAGDAAPDFVVSKNLLEDSSLSDYAGKIKLISVVPSLDTGVCDAQTRRFNSEAAELGDDVVILTISTDLPFAQARWCGAAGIDRVITLSDHKEAAFGQAYGVLIKEFRLDMRSIFVVDKNDKLAYVEYLSEMAEHPNYEAAIAAVKELL is encoded by the coding sequence ATGACGCAAGAAAGAACAGGCGTAGCCACATTTAAAGGCAACCCGATCACTCTCGTGGGTCCTAAGCTGCAGGCCGGAGATGCCGCACCGGATTTCGTGGTAAGCAAGAACCTGCTGGAGGATAGCTCCCTCAGTGATTACGCCGGCAAAATTAAGCTGATCAGTGTTGTACCTTCCCTGGATACAGGCGTATGCGATGCCCAGACCCGCCGTTTCAACAGCGAAGCTGCAGAGCTCGGTGACGATGTGGTCATCCTCACCATCAGCACGGACCTGCCATTCGCCCAAGCCCGCTGGTGCGGCGCTGCCGGCATTGACCGGGTTATTACCCTCTCGGATCACAAAGAAGCGGCATTCGGACAAGCTTATGGCGTGCTGATCAAGGAATTCCGCCTGGATATGCGCTCCATCTTCGTCGTCGACAAAAACGACAAACTAGCTTACGTGGAGTACCTGAGTGAGATGGCCGAGCATCCGAATTATGAAGCTGCCATCGCTGCCGTGAAGGAATTACTGTAA
- a CDS encoding DUF1499 domain-containing protein — protein MSLKRTLVGLFRSHDGTSDRAKDPALKTRYYNLSRDKAWDEVSSTLKKVPGFKVLHEVQSVGEITLEKRTAFGRTLDITVSVLNTSPVRCGVDMYSASRGSLGDLGANYRVIQRLFESLDKKLGKYKTE, from the coding sequence TTGTCGCTCAAAAGAACCTTGGTCGGTTTATTCCGCAGTCATGACGGAACAAGCGACCGTGCAAAAGACCCGGCCTTAAAGACGCGTTACTACAATCTTTCTAGAGACAAGGCGTGGGATGAAGTATCGTCTACGCTGAAGAAGGTTCCTGGTTTCAAGGTGCTTCATGAAGTGCAATCTGTAGGGGAGATTACCCTGGAGAAAAGAACGGCATTCGGCCGTACGCTGGATATTACCGTATCGGTCCTGAACACCTCGCCGGTGCGTTGTGGTGTGGATATGTACTCTGCCTCCAGAGGATCGCTTGGCGATCTGGGTGCCAATTACCGCGTCATTCAGCGTCTCTTCGAGTCGCTTGATAAGAAGCTGGGCAAATACAAGACCGAATAA
- a CDS encoding YesL family protein, with amino-acid sequence MEFKGAMGGLYRITEWISRIAFSNILWAVCSVPFLFMAVMKMIMLGSGAGGPNEQITLNWTLGILAPFTVFPATAALFTVVRKWVMGNTDVSTFRTFFQGYKENYFKSMLGGLIYTVLFVVMYVDVTVYMTQMANFKIVGILMLVLMIILFVSMFNFFSIVVHYQMTFKEVVTNSVLLTIARPIRVFSTLIGAAVLVYIGLRYPVLYAICIPTLIAMFAFFNFYATYNKLQLQVEKKKQEELEAQEAAEREAAERLMNDDDDDEDDDDEMDDVNDTDKESKRI; translated from the coding sequence TTGGAGTTTAAGGGAGCTATGGGCGGTTTATACCGCATCACGGAATGGATTTCACGGATCGCTTTTAGTAATATTTTATGGGCGGTGTGTTCGGTTCCATTTCTGTTTATGGCAGTTATGAAAATGATTATGCTAGGTTCGGGTGCAGGTGGACCGAATGAACAGATTACACTGAACTGGACGCTGGGGATTCTGGCTCCGTTCACTGTGTTTCCTGCTACGGCAGCACTGTTCACAGTTGTACGCAAGTGGGTTATGGGGAATACGGATGTCAGCACGTTCCGTACTTTTTTTCAGGGGTACAAAGAGAATTATTTCAAGAGCATGCTTGGGGGACTCATCTATACCGTGCTGTTTGTTGTGATGTACGTCGATGTGACCGTATACATGACACAAATGGCCAACTTCAAGATCGTAGGGATCCTGATGCTGGTGCTGATGATTATTTTGTTCGTCTCCATGTTTAATTTCTTCTCCATTGTTGTTCATTATCAAATGACCTTCAAAGAAGTAGTGACTAACTCTGTACTGTTGACGATCGCCCGGCCGATCCGAGTGTTCTCTACACTAATCGGTGCAGCGGTGCTTGTTTATATAGGTCTGCGGTACCCGGTATTATACGCAATATGTATTCCTACCTTAATCGCTATGTTCGCCTTCTTCAACTTCTACGCCACGTATAACAAACTGCAGCTGCAGGTGGAGAAGAAGAAGCAGGAGGAGCTGGAAGCGCAAGAGGCTGCGGAAAGAGAAGCAGCGGAACGGCTCATGAACGACGATGACGATGATGAAGATGACGATGATGAAATGGACGATGTTAACGACACAGATAAAGAGTCTAAGCGGATTTAA
- a CDS encoding rhomboid family intramembrane serine protease yields the protein MIFIRYENWKSYLRYYPVTVILLLANVLMFVIVSLNGGSTNLDTLVKFGAVVDNGPEKEELWRYFAATFLHNGFAHLFFNSFSLLVFAPPLERLLGWWRYAILYVIGGFLANILSVALGGTPEPYTATVSVGASGAIYAIYGAFLYIAAIQRGMMDEGSRKTLYGLLVVGIIMSFATPNINWIAHLGGLVAGFFLYGLIIRIFKRRRR from the coding sequence ATGATCTTTATACGTTATGAGAATTGGAAAAGCTATCTGCGGTATTATCCGGTAACGGTTATTCTGCTGTTGGCGAATGTACTGATGTTTGTCATTGTGTCACTGAACGGCGGTTCAACCAACCTGGATACACTTGTGAAGTTCGGAGCTGTTGTGGACAACGGCCCGGAGAAGGAAGAACTTTGGCGCTATTTTGCTGCGACCTTTTTGCATAACGGGTTTGCCCACTTGTTCTTTAACAGCTTCTCGCTGCTAGTATTTGCTCCTCCGCTGGAGCGCCTGCTGGGCTGGTGGCGGTATGCAATCCTCTATGTGATCGGCGGTTTTCTGGCTAATATTCTTTCGGTTGCACTGGGCGGCACGCCTGAACCGTACACGGCCACAGTTTCTGTCGGCGCTTCAGGGGCGATTTATGCTATCTATGGTGCGTTTTTATATATTGCCGCGATACAGCGGGGGATGATGGATGAAGGCTCGCGTAAAACACTCTACGGGCTGTTAGTCGTGGGGATTATAATGTCTTTTGCTACGCCGAATATTAATTGGATCGCCCATTTGGGCGGTTTGGTGGCCGGATTTTTCCTGTACGGTCTGATTATCCGTATTTTCAAAAGACGCAGAAGATAG
- a CDS encoding YitT family protein gives MLRLRQIGNYLAVIFGSAMIACGFNLFLVPHRLLSGGVSGLAMLVGYFTPFNISLMYLLFNVPLLVAGWFQLGRRFIILSILSVVSTTWLMALIPTVTVASDMLLASVFGGVLVGVGAGISFRMGGSSGGFDILGSIITRYRDFPIGSVLVGLNGLVILAAAYFDNNWNLALASMISIYVSGKVVDLIHVSHIKVTVYIVTTRTEELLEQLLPLQRGVTKIKTEGAYSHVERDMLMTVTTRYELAELKRIIKTSDPQAFVNIVETVGVMGSFRKRSN, from the coding sequence TTGTTAAGACTAAGACAAATCGGGAATTACCTTGCCGTCATCTTCGGTTCTGCGATGATTGCATGCGGCTTTAATCTGTTTTTGGTACCCCACCGGCTGCTCAGCGGCGGGGTTTCCGGACTGGCTATGTTAGTGGGATATTTCACCCCGTTTAACATCAGTCTGATGTATCTGCTCTTTAATGTGCCGCTGCTGGTAGCCGGCTGGTTTCAGCTGGGACGCAGATTCATTATCCTCAGTATCCTGTCCGTAGTTAGTACTACCTGGCTGATGGCGCTGATTCCAACTGTGACTGTAGCTTCGGATATGCTGCTGGCTTCCGTTTTCGGGGGTGTGCTTGTAGGCGTTGGTGCGGGTATCTCCTTCCGTATGGGCGGATCCTCCGGCGGTTTTGATATCCTTGGTTCCATCATTACCCGTTACCGCGACTTTCCAATCGGGAGCGTACTGGTCGGTTTGAATGGTCTCGTCATTTTGGCCGCAGCTTATTTTGACAACAACTGGAACCTGGCGCTTGCCTCCATGATTTCTATTTATGTCAGCGGCAAGGTTGTTGACCTGATCCATGTCAGCCATATCAAGGTCACTGTATATATTGTAACAACGCGGACCGAAGAGCTGCTGGAGCAGCTTCTCCCGCTGCAGCGTGGCGTGACCAAGATCAAAACAGAAGGTGCTTATTCGCATGTTGAACGGGACATGCTAATGACTGTGACAACACGTTACGAACTCGCAGAGCTCAAACGTATCATCAAAACAAGTGATCCCCAGGCCTTTGTGAATATCGTGGAAACGGTCGGTGTAATGGGTTCTTTCCGCAAAAGATCAAATTGA